A stretch of Henckelia pumila isolate YLH828 chromosome 4, ASM3356847v2, whole genome shotgun sequence DNA encodes these proteins:
- the LOC140861360 gene encoding uncharacterized protein — translation MAPRRDPLAPPPPPPPPPPPSVDVGDQVLAGLARILEQHAEAPRVRPCAIYEQFRKMDPKEFSGTMDPMVAEGWIRSLEVIFRYMELGDADRVRCMAFLLKDDAALWFEGVEKTVDVTTLTWEAFKTLFYEKYFTAEVRAQMKKEFMSLRQGDLTVSEFVRKFERGCHFVPWIGNDEAEKLQHFVTCLRPTIRRDVMMAEPVDYAVAIRKAMRSEQSLKDISAEAHGKRPFTQQGRPQ, via the coding sequence atggcacctcgacgtgATCCCCTTGCACCTCCACCGCCGCCACCTCCTCCGCCCCCTCCATCAGTTGATGTTGGGGATCAGGTTCTAGCCGGCCTGGCTCGTATCTTAGAGCAGCATGCCGAGGCCCCGAGGGTTAGACCTTGTGCAATCTATGAGCAGTTTCGGAAGATGGATCCTAAGGAATTCTCCGGTACTATGGATCCGATGGTAGCGGAGGGCTGGATTCGCTCGCTAGAGGTGATTTTCCGCTATATGGAGTTGGGAGATGCGGACCGAGTTCGCTGTATGGCTTTCCTTCTCAAGGATGACGCCGCCTTGTGGTTTGAGGGTGTGGAGAAGACTGTTGATGTCACCACACTGACTTGGGAAGCATTCAAGACTCTCTTTTATGAGAAGTACTTTACGGCTGAGGTGAGGGCGCAGATGAAGAaggagtttatgagtcttcgACAGGGAGATCTGACTGTGTCCGAGTTTGTTCGGAAATTTGAGAGGGGCTGCCACTTCGTGCCATGGATAGGGAATGATGAGGCAGAGAAGTTGCAGCACTTTGTTACGTGTCTGAGGCCTACCATTCGTAGGGATGTGATGATGGCTGAGCCAGTGGATTATGCAGTTGCCATCAGGAAAGCTATGAGGTCCGAGCAGTCCTTGAAGGACATCAGCGCTGAGGCGCATGGCAAGAGGCCCTTCACCCAGCAGGGCCGCCCTCAGTAG